The following are from one region of the Scylla paramamosain isolate STU-SP2022 chromosome 45, ASM3559412v1, whole genome shotgun sequence genome:
- the LOC135094372 gene encoding uncharacterized protein LOC135094372, with protein sequence MWRQGVAASVAAVVAVAGVVAVRGALGDTPPKNTEVVPAPHDARESRGTSNDHHDHHYPPRPRGSVLDSLIELHLEENEDKDKDEATRPPRAPSDPSGMEVDILKEVRPAIHTILRNLQEGDEALETPEGTPEPTRDPHSPEPSLAGAHRPSMVGFLDGLGMNSWGHFRDVTKGYLNLLQQEYETQGLKTRLPLNLLRSLLQAGDQVHLLKSFGEKLNPDLLGFLQEGIGPLLGPVAEAGRATGVTAAVGDAVTRVARTALQHFIDHVLWVTRKDVTRKDLQDFRDELQLRIPLAAEGLDILLSGNLTAEGPRSYGGYTLGGGSYGEYGSPERYGSQGGHSGYGGGSYGYSGEGYGMYLDPYLVLASIGAAALLAYIGFKVIVAKTMKRRRRSDDQLDDSDLPRGLVDTSGYDFKGSLGFAEELDDLAEALNGLWLERQRHDDPRCVSCWVTRFAAHHDSARPPLVPLVVSLLAHLLGAPRSGQLMDQATLQVLEGRHVTCPHPPNTCDLH encoded by the exons ATGTGGCGGCAGGGAGTGGCAGCgtcagtagcagcagtggtagcgGTGGCAGGCGTCGTGGCGGTGCGGGGGGCTCTGGGCGACACTCCACCTAAAAACACTGAGGTCGTGCCGGCGCCCCACGACGCACGCGAGTCCAGGGGCACTTCGaacgaccaccacgaccaccactacccccCACGACCCCGAGGCAGCGTCCTGGACAGCCTGATAGAATTGCACctggaggagaacgaggacaaGGACAAAGACGAGGCCACACGACCCCCAAGGGCACCCTCAGATCCTTCAGGCATGGAAGTGGATATCCTGAAGGAGGTCAGACCAGCCATACATACTATCCTCAGAAACTTACAAGAAGGGGACGAAGCTCTGGAGACTCCTGAAGGGACTCCTGAGCCTACACGTGACCCTCACAGCCCTGAGCCTTCCCTAGCAGGTGCCCACAGACCTTCCATGGTGGGTTTTCTGGATGGTCTCGGCATGAACTCCTGGGGACACTTCAGGGACGTGACCAAAGGGTACCTCAACCTTCTGCAGCAGGAGTACGAGACTCAGGGCCTGAAGACACGACTCCCGCTAAACCTTCTTCGCTCTCTCCTTCAGGCGGGTGACCAAGTACATCTGCTCAAGTCCTTCGGGGAGAAACTCAACCCTGACCTTCTAGGATTCCTGCAGGAGGGTATAGGACCGCTACTTGGCCCCGTGGCGGAGGCTGGAAGGGCCACGGGCGTCACTGCTGCAGTAGGTGATGCCGTGACACGAGTGGCGAGGACGGCACTTCAACATTTCATCGACCACGTCCTTTGGGTCACGCGGAAGGATGTCACACGGAAGGACCTGCAGGATTTCCGGGATGAGCTGCAGCTAAGGATCCCTCTGGCCGCCGAAGGACTTGATATCCTACTAAGCGGGAATTTAACTGCCGAAGGACCTCGATCATACGGAGGATACACGCTGGGTGGGGGTTCCTACGGGGAGTATGGGAGTCCTGAAAGATATGGGAGCCAAGGGGGACACAGTGGCTACGGCGGCGGCTCCTACGGGTACAGTGGAGAAGGGTACGGCATGTATCTTGATCCGTACTTAGTGTTAGCAAGCATTGGCGCCGCGGCCCTGCTGGCTTACATCGGATTCAAGGTTATTGTTGCAAAAACCATGAAGAGACGACGACGAAGTGACGACCAGCTAGACGATTCGGATCTCCCAAGAGGCCTCGTGGACACCTCAGGGTACGACTTCAAAGGGTCGTTAGGCTTCGCGGAGGAGCTGGACGACCTGGCGGAGGCTCTGAATGGTTTGTGGTTGGAACGACAGCGCCACGACGACCCCAGGTGTGTGTCGTGCTGGGTGACGCGCTTCGCTGCTCACCACGACTCGGCACGACCTCCCCTCGTCCCCCTCGTGGT gTCACTTCTGGCACACCTGCTGGGGGCGCCGAGGTCAGGTCAACTCATGGACCAGGCCACGCTACAGGTGCTGGAGGGACGGCATGTCACCTGCCCACATCCACCCAACACCTGTGACCTGCACTGA